The Clupea harengus chromosome 6, Ch_v2.0.2, whole genome shotgun sequence genome contains a region encoding:
- the nae1 gene encoding NEDD8-activating enzyme E1 regulatory subunit, producing MAATKTSKEQKYDRQLRLWGDHGQESLENAHVCLINATATGTEILKNLVLPGIGAFTIVDGHKVSGEDVGNNFFLSNNSIGKNRAQAATELLQELNSDVSGNFVEEAPDKLLDNDPEFFHRFSLVVGVQLPESTCVRLGAVLWNASVPFLVCRTYGLTAYMRLVVREHTVVESHPDNMLEDLRLDQPFPELKKHIESYDLDNMEKKDHSHTPWIIVMAKHLEKWRSEHDAQLPKNYKEKEAFRELLRQGILKKDNGVPEDEENFEEAIKNVNTALNPTKISSAVKDLFNGEQCNNITAQTPSFWVIARAVREFVREEGNGSLPVRGTIPDMIADSQKFIKLQNIYREKAMQDVAVVSKHVESLLQSVGKPTESIAEQEIKLFCKNAAFLRVVRCRSLAEEYSVETFNRDEITSCMDNPDSEMVLYLLLRSIDRFYQQHSRYPGVYNYQVEDDISKLKVCVNSLLQEYGLGGSVKDDYVHEFCRCGAAEPHTVAAFLGGSVAQEVIKVVTHQFVPLNNTFIYNAMAQTSASFQL from the exons ATGGCAGCCACTAAAACATCTAAGGAGCAGAAATATGACAGACAACTGAG ATTATGGGGAGATCATGGACAAGAGTCTTTGGAGAATGCCCACGTCTGTCTCATCAATGCCACGGCTACTGGCACTGAAATACTTAAGAACCTAGTGCTGCCAG GAATTGGCGCCTTCACCATTGTTGATGGGCATAAAGTGTCAGGAGAAGACGTAGGGAACAA CTTTTTTCTCAGTAACAACAGCATCGGAAAG AACAGGGCCCAGGCTGCCACTGAACTACTCCAAGAGCTTAACAGTGATGTGTCAGGGAACTTTGTGGAAGAG GCTCCTGACAAGCTCCTGGACAATGATCCCGAGTTCTTCCACAGGTTTAGCCTGGTGGTCGGGGTCCAGTTACCTGAAAG CACGTGTGTGAGGTTAGGCGCGGTCCTCTGGAACGCCAGCGTGCCCTTCCTCGTGTGCAGGACCTACGGTCTCACCGCCTACATGAGGCTGGtagtcagagaacacacag TGGTTGAGTCCCACCCAGATAACATGCTGGAGGACCTGAGGCTGGACCAGCCCTTCCCTGAGCTGAAGAAGCACATCGAGTCCTACGACCTGGACAACATGGAGAAGAAA GATCACAGCCACACTCCATGGATCATCGTCATGGCCAAACACTTGGAGAAGTGGAGAAGTGAG CATGACGCTCAGCTGCCCAAGAACTACAAAGAGAAGGAAGCCTTCAGGGAGCTCCTCCGGCAAG GGATCTTGAAGAAGGACAATGGCGTCCCTGAGGATGAGGAGAACTTTGAGGAGGCCATCAAGAATGTCAACACAGCCCTGAACCCCACTAAG aTTTCCAGTGCTGTAAAGGACCTCTTCAATGGAGAGCAGTGCAATAACATCACTGCACAG actccATCCTTCTGGGTGATCGCGCGGGCGGTGAGGGAGTTCGTGAGGGAGGAGGGCAATGGCTCCCTGCCTGTGCGTGGCACCATCCCCGACATGATCGCAGACTCCCAGAAGTTCATCAAACTGCAAAACat ttaCAGGGAGAAGGCCATGCAGGATGTGGCGGTCGTGTCTAAGCATGTGGAGTCTCTGCTGCAGTCTGTCGGAAag CCTACGGAGAGCATCGCTGAACAGGAAATCAAGTTATTCT GTAAGAATGCAGCCTTCCTGAGGGTGGTGCGCTGCAGGTCACTGgcagaggagtacagtgtggagACCTtcaacagagatgagatca cgTCCTGCATGGATAACCCCGACAGTGAGATGGTCCTCTACTTGCTGCTTCGCTCCATTGACCGTTTCTATCAGCAACACTCCCGTTACCCAG GTGTGTACAACTACCAGGTGGAGGATGACATCAGCaagctgaaggtgtgtgtgaacagcctgCTGCAGGAGTACGGCCTCGGCGGCAGCGTGAAAGACGACTACGTCCACGAGTT CTGCCGGTGTGGAGCAGCTGAACCTCATACTGTTGCAGCCTTCTTGGGag gCTCAGTGGCGCAGGAGGTCATCAAAGTCGTCACCCACCAGTTTGTCCCGTTAAACAACACCTTCATCTACAACGCCATGGCCCAGACCAGCGCCAGCTTTCAGCTCTAG